Proteins from a single region of Tistrella bauzanensis:
- a CDS encoding amidase, whose product MSVTRPNVDQLTDLAAGLGITLSAAEAAEYLTLMEGNFAAYDLIDALPDNIPVVTYPRTPGYRPTGPENKYNAWYVKSEVKGAASGKLAGRTVVLKDNVALAGVPMMNGASTLEGYIPALDATIVTRMLDEGATIVGKATCEFFCLSGGSHTSQPGPVHNPYKYGYSAGGSSSGSAALVAAGEVDMAIGGDQGGSIRMPSALCGLYGMKPTHGLVPYTGVMPIEATIDHTGPMTSNVADNALLLEVLAGADGLDPRQYAPVTAAYTEALGKGVAGMKIAMLKEGFEVANGDPAVYDKVRAAAEKLKELGAEITEISIPEHFTAAAIWGPIALEGLQWQMMHGNGMGMNWKGLYNVGLLDAHAGWRQRADELSPSLKISMFIGEYFIQKYNGRFYAKSQNIARLVKAAYDAALAEYDLLLMPTCPIVAPEHPGPDASLTEYITKAFAVLGNTQQFDVTGHPAMTVPCGLIDGLPVGMMLVGKDYDESTIYAAAAAFEGVGDWKTF is encoded by the coding sequence ATGTCCGTCACCCGCCCCAATGTCGACCAGTTGACCGATCTCGCCGCCGGTCTCGGCATCACGCTGAGCGCCGCCGAGGCCGCCGAATATCTGACCCTGATGGAGGGCAATTTCGCGGCCTATGATCTGATCGACGCGCTGCCCGACAATATCCCGGTCGTCACCTATCCCCGCACCCCCGGCTATCGCCCGACGGGTCCTGAGAACAAGTACAATGCCTGGTATGTGAAGTCGGAAGTGAAGGGTGCGGCCAGTGGCAAGCTTGCCGGCCGCACCGTGGTTCTGAAGGACAATGTGGCCCTGGCCGGCGTGCCGATGATGAACGGCGCCTCGACGCTGGAAGGTTATATTCCGGCACTGGACGCCACCATCGTCACCCGCATGCTCGACGAAGGCGCCACCATCGTCGGCAAGGCGACCTGCGAATTCTTCTGCCTGTCGGGTGGCAGCCACACCTCGCAGCCCGGCCCGGTGCATAACCCCTACAAGTATGGATATTCGGCTGGCGGATCGTCTTCGGGTAGTGCCGCGCTGGTCGCGGCGGGCGAAGTCGACATGGCGATCGGCGGCGACCAGGGCGGGTCGATCCGGATGCCGTCTGCCTTGTGCGGCCTGTATGGCATGAAGCCCACCCACGGGCTGGTGCCCTATACCGGCGTGATGCCGATCGAGGCCACGATCGACCATACCGGCCCGATGACCAGCAATGTCGCCGACAACGCGCTGCTGCTGGAAGTGCTGGCCGGCGCCGACGGACTCGATCCGCGCCAGTATGCGCCGGTCACCGCCGCCTATACCGAGGCGCTGGGCAAGGGCGTCGCGGGCATGAAGATCGCGATGCTGAAGGAAGGCTTCGAGGTCGCCAATGGCGATCCGGCGGTCTACGACAAGGTGCGGGCGGCCGCCGAAAAGCTGAAGGAACTGGGTGCCGAGATCACCGAAATCTCGATCCCCGAGCACTTCACCGCAGCGGCGATCTGGGGGCCGATCGCGCTGGAGGGCCTGCAGTGGCAGATGATGCACGGCAACGGCATGGGGATGAACTGGAAGGGCCTGTACAATGTCGGCCTGCTGGATGCTCATGCCGGCTGGCGTCAGCGGGCCGATGAGCTGTCACCGTCGCTGAAGATTTCGATGTTCATCGGCGAATACTTCATCCAGAAGTATAACGGTCGTTTCTATGCCAAATCGCAGAACATCGCCCGGCTGGTGAAGGCGGCCTATGACGCGGCCCTGGCCGAATACGACCTGCTGCTGATGCCGACCTGCCCGATCGTGGCACCGGAACATCCCGGCCCCGATGCCTCGCTGACCGAATACATCACCAAGGCCTTCGCGGTGCTGGGCAACACCCAGCAGTTCGACGTGACCGGCCACCCGGCAATGACCGTGCCCTGCGGCCTGATCGACGGCCTGCCGGTGGGCATGATGCTGGTCGGCAAGGATTACGACGAGAGCACGATCTATGCCGCCGCGGCCGCTTTCGAGGGCGTCGGCGACTGGAAGACCTTCTAA
- a CDS encoding ABC transporter ATP-binding protein: protein MAELLSVQGLRAGYGRIPILMGIDFTLAPGEFLGILGHNGMGKTTLIRSLMGYLPATAGRITLDGRDVTAAKPAQKAAAGIGYVPQGRQIFPDLSVFENLRMGQAGKRREDKAVIDQVLSLFPRLTRLLDRRGGALSGGEQQLLALARCLCTQPRIILLDEPTEGIQPNILDEIVETLQDLRRQSGIAMILVEQNLEFLTALSDRLLIIQKGVITDEVSPDMMADPERIADFVGMHA, encoded by the coding sequence ATGGCGGAGCTGTTGTCGGTTCAGGGGCTGCGCGCGGGCTATGGCCGTATCCCGATCCTGATGGGCATCGATTTCACTTTGGCGCCGGGTGAGTTCCTTGGGATTCTTGGCCATAACGGCATGGGCAAGACCACGCTGATCCGCAGCCTGATGGGCTATCTGCCGGCCACCGCCGGGCGGATCACGCTCGATGGTCGCGACGTCACCGCCGCCAAGCCGGCGCAGAAGGCAGCCGCCGGCATCGGCTATGTCCCGCAGGGTCGCCAGATCTTTCCCGATCTGTCGGTGTTTGAAAACCTGCGGATGGGACAGGCCGGCAAGCGCCGCGAGGACAAGGCGGTGATCGACCAGGTGCTGAGCCTGTTTCCGCGCCTGACCCGGCTGCTGGACCGGCGCGGCGGCGCGCTGTCGGGCGGCGAACAGCAATTGCTGGCGCTGGCCCGGTGTCTGTGCACGCAACCCCGCATCATTCTGCTCGACGAGCCGACCGAGGGCATCCAGCCCAACATCCTGGATGAGATTGTGGAAACCCTTCAGGATCTGCGCCGCCAATCGGGTATCGCGATGATCCTGGTCGAACAGAACCTGGAATTCCTGACCGCCCTCTCGGACCGGCTGCTGATCATCCAGAAGGGGGTGATCACGGACGAGGTCTCGCCGGACATGATGGCGGATCCGGAGCGCATTGCCGACTTTGTCGGCATGCACGCGTGA
- a CDS encoding ATP-binding cassette domain-containing protein — protein sequence MTIQDTIAADGILLQTSNLTMRFGGVVAVSDVSLTLRELELRCLIGPNGAGKSTFFKMLTGQLKPSTGAISFRGAPIAGDDPHAIARRGIGIKTQVPNVFDGLSVREHIWLAARRQHLDRRANDIVASVLDRIRMTHLAGAQVGRLSHGQRQWVEIGMVIAGDPDLILLDEPAAGMTHDEVLRTAEIIRDINQTKALIVVEHDMQFIRMIAKTVTVFNQGAVLVENTVDAVLADQRVRDVYLGKKVH from the coding sequence ATGACCATCCAGGACACCATCGCCGCCGACGGCATCCTGCTTCAGACCAGCAATCTGACCATGCGCTTCGGTGGCGTGGTCGCGGTCAGCGATGTCAGCCTGACCCTGCGCGAACTGGAACTGCGCTGCCTGATCGGCCCCAACGGCGCCGGCAAGAGCACCTTCTTCAAGATGCTGACCGGTCAGTTGAAGCCCAGCACCGGTGCGATCAGCTTCCGCGGCGCGCCGATCGCCGGCGATGATCCGCATGCCATCGCCCGGCGCGGCATCGGCATCAAGACCCAGGTGCCGAACGTGTTCGATGGCTTGAGCGTGCGCGAGCATATCTGGCTGGCGGCGCGGCGCCAGCATCTGGACCGGCGGGCCAATGACATCGTGGCCTCGGTTCTGGATCGGATCCGGATGACCCATCTGGCCGGTGCCCAGGTCGGGCGCCTGTCTCATGGCCAGCGGCAATGGGTGGAGATCGGCATGGTGATCGCCGGCGATCCGGACCTGATCCTGCTGGACGAACCGGCCGCCGGCATGACCCATGACGAGGTGCTGCGCACGGCGGAGATCATCCGCGATATCAACCAGACCAAGGCCTTGATCGTGGTCGAGCACGACATGCAGTTCATCCGGATGATCGCCAAGACCGTGACCGTGTTCAATCAGGGGGCGGTGCTGGTGGAAAACACCGTCGATGCGGTGCTGGCCGATCAGCGGGTGCGCGACGTCTATCTTGGCAAGAAGGTGCATTGA